The Panthera tigris isolate Pti1 chromosome A1, P.tigris_Pti1_mat1.1, whole genome shotgun sequence region AtaagtggggtggggtggggggctctctCACTGCACACTCACATCTGCACATCCTTCTACAGGGTTCCCCTTCTCTCAGGGATCCCCCGGGACTTCGCACGCCCTAGCACACTGAGGGCCAGCCAGATGGGGTCTGGGATGAACTGCTCTAGCTATCCCCAAAGTGGAGCCAGGTGTTTGGAGAGGGCACGGAGGCGGGTTgagcagaggggcaggaagaaaagCATCAGACAGCAGTGGCAGGCTAAGTCCTCGTCCAGCAGAAGAACCCACGAGAGGAGAAAACGTGGCAGCCGAGGCAAAGCTCTCTGAAGCGGCGGAGAGGAATCGGTGTCCAGAAGGCAGAGATGGAAGAGAGACCTGTGCAGGTAAGAAGCCAGCGACAGGCAGAAAGACGCCGGGAGCTGGGGCAGCTGAGGAGGCAGACCCTTGGCTGGCTGGTTGCACAGAGGCACTGGCAGGCTGTTTGCTCCAGAAGCCCGTGTTAGGGTCCCCTTCTAGGCCATTCCCCAGCAAGACGCTGGCATCCCTAAGGCTCACAAAGGCCAGAGGAAGCCCCCCAGCCTCATTTCGGCCTGCCAAGGGAGTTCTCTCTCCGTGACCCTCCCTGCTATCCGGTATCGGACTGCAGATCCTTCAGACTTGGAGTCTCATGACCCTtgtggcagggaaggaggagctgcagcccagagagggcttgcccaaagtcacaaagctagcTGGTGGCAGCATCAGCCTTTGAGCCCTGGGTCCCCATACTCCTGACCCTCAGCTCTGTGCCACTTCCAGCCACATCTGCTCTCCATCCAGCCCTCGGAGAGGGGACCCTGCCAGGCAGTGGGATCCCTGCAGGGTCCGTTACTTGAAGCAGAAGGAAGGCTTCCACACCTGAGCCTCGATCCCAGCATTCCGGGTAGAGAAGGAGGGCCTGGGGGCCTGCTTGGCTCGGGGAGACCACGCCCTGGAGGGCGACACAGGGGAGATATCACTGCTGTAGGTAGGGCTCACGGCCGTGGGCTGGAGGCCATCCTGGCCGGGGGAGGTGTAGAGGCCCGGTGAGGAGCGGGAGGGCCGAGGCAGGGCCGGGGATGCCGGGAGAGCGGCCTTGGGCAGGCTGGGCACCAGGTCCAAGGAGCTCGGCTTGGCGGGCGAGGCGGCTCTCGGAGAGACCTTGACGGGCTCCTTGATGGGTGAGAGGACGAAGAGAGACTGCCGCATCTGGTAGGCCGGCTGCTTGGTGGGCTCGGGGCGCAGGACCCCATTCTCGGGCAGGTAGCCGTGGTAGAGGGAGGCAGGCGGGGTGCGAGCTGGGCTCCGGGATGCCACCCGGAAGCCACCAGGAGCATTGGTGGAATATTTCCAGGACGAAGGCAGGGACATGGTGGGTGAAGGGCAGCGGGCCAGTTCGGTGTGGCCGGAGGACTCGATGACATACTTCTCCATCCGGGACTGGCGGCGGGCGTAGAGCTCGGCCCCCTTCCCAGAGGCCTCGGACAGGTTCTGGTTGGGTTTGGGCTTCGGCTTGGCCTGGACGCGCGGAGACTTGAGGCATGAGGCCCACTCCGGGAGGACTTCCTCGGCTGCCCCGGGGCTGACCCTGTCCCGGGGTGCGGGCTCCTGCTGGAAGTTGGAGGCCTCGGCCCCCAGGGCAAAGGGCTCCTCCTCCACGCCCGCCTCCCCCTGGTCCCTCTGCCTCCGCTTCTCATCAGCCGTCTGTACCAGATCCAGCAGGTCTGGGTTCGGGGTCACCTTGGGCTTCTCTACGAAGGTGAACATGGATTTCCGGCTGCCCCTGCGGGCCATGGACTCCTCCAAAATGCCTGTCTTGCTGGCCGGAGCTGCCTGGCCCTTCAGGTGAGAAGGCTTGGGGTCAGAGCTGGGGTAGAGGGCAGAGTAGGATGGGGGAGACCTGCCCCGGGAAGCCAGGGGAGCCGTGGACAAGGTTTCAGcataggtggggggtggggtgaagtTCCCCAAGGGGCGTCTCTCCAAGGCAGGGCTGCGCTGTGCCACGGGCCTCCTCTCCACCATGGGGCTGTGGGGCATCACATGTCTCTGTGGCCGAGGGCTCCTGTCTACCACGCTTGAGGGCTGGGGAGCCCGGGCCTTCTCCCCGAGATGTCGTCTCTCTACCATGGGGCTCCGTTCCACCTGGCCGGTGCTCCCTGGAGCCTGGATCCCGAAGGGCCTGGCGGTCCTGTTGACCACTGATGGGGGCTTGGCCAGTGTGAAGTGGACCTCACTGTATAGCTTGGTGGGCGTGGGCGTGGCTGCCCATCCAGACGGCTCAGGTTCCGCTGACACCGCTGGGACGCCTGGCTGCACATCGATGAGCAGGCAGCTGGACGAGAAATCTGGGGCTGGGATCCCAGAGCTGGAGATGGGAGTAGTTTCTCTGGAGAAGGTGTTGGTGCTGGTAGGTGGAGCTGACACCTTATCGATGAGGAGGGTGCTGGATTTGACCTCTGCAGCCGGCTCGGGGGGCTGCCCGCTGGCACACGGGGTGCTGGGTTTGGAATCTGACACCGTGCCATTGGGAGGGAGCTGGCTTTCTGAGGGCTGCTGGCTCTGCGGGGCGACAGTGGCCGGGGGGTTCTGGTTGACGTCTGTGTGGTCTGCGTCTGGCAGGCTGTGGTTGCTGTTAGAGGCTGGCGTGATAAGGGTGGCGCTGAGTGAGGAAACGTTTTGGTTGACGTCTACAGCTGGGCTGTGGGCCTCAGCCGCGGGCGGGCTTGGCGGGGTCTGCTGGGTTTCTCGGTTCTGGGACAGGTGCAGTCCATTGGCTGTCAGCAGGGCCGCGTTCTCCTTCAAGTAAACCACCAGCGGTACCTCCTCCTCCTCGCTGGCCACCTTCTCCAGGTGCCGCAGCAAGCTGGCTTTCTCTGAGCACCCCTCCATGCTGTGAGCGGGGACCCCTGTGTCAGGGCTCTGGCGGTCGCTGTTCCTTGGAGGGCCTGGCTCAGGGGGTGAGGTGGGACTCAGGCCGAGCCCCGAGGCGTAGCCCACAGGGCCGGCAGGGGGCACTCTGAGGGACTCCTGGCTGGGCTTCCGTTCCCGTTCCCTCGGGCCGGGGTTCTCCAAGGTGAACTGGTTCACCCTCTGCCGACGCCTGTTGAAGAGCTGGACGCCTCGGGAGTTGGAGCTGGGCGGGGTGGTCAGCTGTGCCGCGATCTGCTGGCTCCGGGCCTTGGCCTCTTTCAGATCTTTCTCAGTGAGGCTGGTGCTGTGGGCCAATGCTGTTGAGAGGGACAGAGGTCCAGTTAGCAAATGGGAATGCAGAACCACgggagcagagacagacagacagacggccACCATGCCCCTCCTACAGATGCTCTTTTCCTCTGGGATTTGCTCTTTACTCACTAGTCCCTGGAATCCCCTCTCCTCAGAAAGATCCCTGACCCAACAACCATCATGACCCAACTCAAAGGCCACCTACCTGTGGGAAAACCTCCCCTGATTACCCTTTCAGGGTGAACCGGCCCCTTATTTGGCTTCTCCCTGAAGGTTATTGATACTGTACTTTATTAAATTCTGCAAGAACACCTCACCCTAGCAGGAGAGGCCACACTACATCCCTGACccattctctcccaccctctccacTCACTGGGCTCGGCCCTGCTGGCATTCTTTCAATTCCTTGGAAATGCCAAGGTTgttcctgccccaggaccttcgCACTTGCTCTTTTCTCTGCTTGGAATGATCTTATCCCAGATGGAATACCATGTCGGTTCCTTCTTGCCATGCAGGACTCACCTGAATGTTCCCTCTCTGGAGGGGTTTTCCTCTCTAATCAACTCTCCCCTCCCCTATCCTATCCCTTTGTCTTATTTCCTTCATGGCATTCACCATCATTTGCGATTATCTTCTTTACACATTTCCTGGTTTATCATCAGTCTCCCCACCTAGAACATCGGCTCTCAGGGGGCTATGTGTGACCTTGCTTGACCTGGTCATCATTCTATCCCTGGCCCCtacaatagtgcctggcataaagCGGGCACTCGGTAGGCATtactgaatgcatgaatgaaccCCCAGGACATTTTCTATGTGCCTGTCTTAGGGGCCTTTACGCTTTCACGGCATAGTCATTTGCTAACACTAACACTTCCTCTTTTTAGAATAGGTAATACACTCACATGGGctgaaaactgagaaaaacaaaaaagcgtGCGGTAAAAAAATGTCCCTCCGCCCCTGAGCATCCACACCACAAATCAGGTAACCACGGTTACTAGTCTCTTCTTATAGagtttcttcccatttttatttccataatcattttaaagttctcatattttaatatcataaaagtAATACATTGGGCTAATTTCAGCAGCAACCGTACTGGAACGTTGCATTAGTTTATTCTGTCCTCGTAAGAACACTAGGAGACCAACATTACTTGTCCCTGTTTTACGGAAGTGGAAAATGAGGTCCAGAGGCTGTGTACGTAACTcacccacagtcacacagcagaGTGGCCAAGCAAAAGTCAGCACCGGTTCCCTCTGGGCTCACAACCCATGCTCAAGATGCCTGCTCGTCCCCAAAGTTCCCTTTGGCACCTTGTAGGGTGCCACTACAGGAGACAGAGTCAGTGGGGGACAGGTTCAGTCTAGGATTGGAGTCTGGGGCCCGAGGTCGGTGATCAGGCTGGGGTCAAACCCTGTTAATCTGTAAGTTCACTGTAGGCAACCATTTCTCTTCCAATCCCCAGAGCCCAGGTGGCACACCGTTGGTGCTCAATTTATGCTTATTGAacaatgaatgaacagatggacCACTGGGAAGATGGATGAGATAGCCTGTGGCCAAGATTACCAGCTCAGTCAGTGGCTGGGAAAATTCCTCCCTCCGTcatcctcccccagccctccctacTGTGGGAAGCTAATTAGTTCTGGAGGAATctgaccctgccctccctcctacCATGCCCTCATTAGCACTGGCCATGACATGCTGAATGGGTCTCCAGGGACAGTCTTTCTAGGCATCCTGCCAGCGAGGCTCAGAATTCACGGACTCCCAGAGCTGCAAGGGCCCTTCCAGAGGAGCTATTTGACCACCACCCCCATtgtagaggtgaggaaactgaggtccagagagtgACGGCGCAGAGGAGAGCTCACACTAGGGTCAACAAAGACGTCCACGCGGAGCAGCATAGCCGAAGAGGTTCTCTGGCCCCaacctcctccttcccacctcccatcaGGATCTGgctcccacccacacacacccgtGCCCACCGGTCCAGGACAACCTGCCCCATGTGTCCCTGACGCTTGCCCCCTTCTGGTAGGGCTCCTCTCCTGCCTGGATCACCCCATCCATGAAAGACGAGGGATTTGCAGGTTGGGCCAGGCCGCTGCTGCCGTGGGTGCGGGGGGCCGTAGGTAGGGGCGAGTCAGCCACGCAGCAGGGCCTTGAGAGGTTTCGTGGCTCACGCAATGTTCGTCTCCTCTGCCCTGCTTAGCAACCAGGACTCCTGGCCCAAGTCCGGGCTCTGCCATTTGTTACTTGTGAGACCTTGGCAAGTTACCACACCTCTCGGAGCCCGCTTCCTTGACTGAGAAGAAGTGATAAGAGCACTGACGTTAGGGCCGGGAGGCTGCGATGAGGTCACGAATGCCAGCACTGCTCGCTGCCATCAGGCCCAGTGGACAGGGCAAGAGGGCTCATGCTCCCTGGGAGAAACTGCTCGTTGGTGACCCTTCTCTACTCCCTGGAGGGGTCAGAGCTTTTTCTAGCAAAGGAGACTCACTCCACAGATCGGGATCCTGAGAGGGAATGTGACtctctcaaggtcacacagcagggcaTTCCAGAGTTATGGAGAGGGAGGGATTATTGTCCCAAATCACGGGACCTTGGAATCTCAAAGATGGCGGTCACTAGGTCCAACTGCCCACATAATTCCTGTGTCCCCAAAACCATGCCCCTGAGTTACAAGTCTCTGTTTACATACTCAACCGACAAGGAGCTCACTACCCTAAAGAGGTGCCTTCCTTACATTAGTGCTCCTTACATTAGCTCCCGACCTCTGGACACGGTTCTGTCCCCTACTGCcacagatttttctttccaaCCTGACAGTCCTGCAGAGTCACAGATACAAATCATATCCCCCTGGGGTATGGTCAGGATAAACACCTGTGTAGCCCCAACAACGTTTCTTCCGCCACAATTGCTAATGTTGATTctacatattatttaatttccacaacaACGCTATGGAAGCGCGAACTATTATTATCCACCTTTTAGTGATGAGAAAAccagggctcagagagagaaagtgagttgcccaaggtcacaaagccagaAAGTAGTGGAGCTGGTTCACCCCCGGCTCTGCAAGACTCCAGACAGCACCAGGCTTTCTGGCTAACGGGTTCCCACAGTGTGAGGCTCACGGAAAGTGCTTCATTGTTTGAATAATCCAGACCTCCCAATGTCCCTGcactttcctgtttttctttttacttctctgcTTCCATCCT contains the following coding sequences:
- the SYNPO gene encoding synaptopodin isoform X1, translating into MLGPHLPPAPLGPSEDRPTPCTFRIPDGSYRCLALEAEESSGEEGLQGEAGLTNLDEDRVASRNGDSSACRATQGAAELPKALGIQAPRHSREAQGGSQHDNKAGQDGSTVKAQLVMTTSPGPSRSAGPRVAQKPALAHSTSLTEKDLKEAKARSQQIAAQLTTPPSSNSRGVQLFNRRRQRVNQFTLENPGPRERERKPSQESLRVPPAGPVGYASGLGLSPTSPPEPGPPRNSDRQSPDTGVPAHSMEGCSEKASLLRHLEKVASEEEEVPLVVYLKENAALLTANGLHLSQNRETQQTPPSPPAAEAHSPAVDVNQNVSSLSATLITPASNSNHSLPDADHTDVNQNPPATVAPQSQQPSESQLPPNGTVSDSKPSTPCASGQPPEPAAEVKSSTLLIDKVSAPPTSTNTFSRETTPISSSGIPAPDFSSSCLLIDVQPGVPAVSAEPEPSGWAATPTPTKLYSEVHFTLAKPPSVVNRTARPFGIQAPGSTGQVERSPMVERRHLGEKARAPQPSSVVDRSPRPQRHVMPHSPMVERRPVAQRSPALERRPLGNFTPPPTYAETLSTAPLASRGRSPPSYSALYPSSDPKPSHLKGQAAPASKTGILEESMARRGSRKSMFTFVEKPKVTPNPDLLDLVQTADEKRRQRDQGEAGVEEEPFALGAEASNFQQEPAPRDRVSPGAAEEVLPEWASCLKSPRVQAKPKPKPNQNLSEASGKGAELYARRQSRMEKYVIESSGHTELARCPSPTMSLPSSWKYSTNAPGGFRVASRSPARTPPASLYHGYLPENGVLRPEPTKQPAYQMRQSLFVLSPIKEPVKVSPRAASPAKPSSLDLVPSLPKAALPASPALPRPSRSSPGLYTSPGQDGLQPTAVSPTYSSDISPVSPSRAWSPRAKQAPRPSFSTRNAGIEAQDRRESLPTSPPWTPGASRPPSSLDGWVSPGPWEPGRGSSMSSPPPLPPPPPMSPSWSERSVSPLRPETEARPPSRQLQALLARNIINAARRKSASPRPAGAESLRPFSPPGAQPPPPPPPPPPPPPPPPPPRLRSPKPARPGPVAAPGATFSPIPRSPLSAGPSPCASPRSPLPAPPRPFPSRRSPTDSDVSLDSEDSGAKSPGILGYNICPRGWTGSLRLKRGSLPSEASCTT
- the SYNPO gene encoding synaptopodin isoform X2 translates to MEGCSEKASLLRHLEKVASEEEEVPLVVYLKENAALLTANGLHLSQNRETQQTPPSPPAAEAHSPAVDVNQNVSSLSATLITPASNSNHSLPDADHTDVNQNPPATVAPQSQQPSESQLPPNGTVSDSKPSTPCASGQPPEPAAEVKSSTLLIDKVSAPPTSTNTFSRETTPISSSGIPAPDFSSSCLLIDVQPGVPAVSAEPEPSGWAATPTPTKLYSEVHFTLAKPPSVVNRTARPFGIQAPGSTGQVERSPMVERRHLGEKARAPQPSSVVDRSPRPQRHVMPHSPMVERRPVAQRSPALERRPLGNFTPPPTYAETLSTAPLASRGRSPPSYSALYPSSDPKPSHLKGQAAPASKTGILEESMARRGSRKSMFTFVEKPKVTPNPDLLDLVQTADEKRRQRDQGEAGVEEEPFALGAEASNFQQEPAPRDRVSPGAAEEVLPEWASCLKSPRVQAKPKPKPNQNLSEASGKGAELYARRQSRMEKYVIESSGHTELARCPSPTMSLPSSWKYSTNAPGGFRVASRSPARTPPASLYHGYLPENGVLRPEPTKQPAYQMRQSLFVLSPIKEPVKVSPRAASPAKPSSLDLVPSLPKAALPASPALPRPSRSSPGLYTSPGQDGLQPTAVSPTYSSDISPVSPSRAWSPRAKQAPRPSFSTRNAGIEAQDRRESLPTSPPWTPGASRPPSSLDGWVSPGPWEPGRGSSMSSPPPLPPPPPMSPSWSERSVSPLRPETEARPPSRQLQALLARNIINAARRKSASPRPAGAESLRPFSPPGAQPPPPPPPPPPPPPPPPPPRLRSPKPARPGPVAAPGATFSPIPRSPLSAGPSPCASPRSPLPAPPRPFPSRRSPTDSDVSLDSEDSGAKSPGILGYNICPRGWTGSLRLKRGSLPSEASCTT